One segment of Mycolicibacterium baixiangningiae DNA contains the following:
- the speB gene encoding agmatinase: MDTPIGPVDATKVPRYAGPATFARLPRLDEVTRADVAVVGVPFDSGVSYRPGARFGPGHIRASSKLLRPYHPALDVEPFAIQQVADAGDIAVNPFDIAEAITTIERNSDELRDGGTKLVTLGGDHTIALPLLRSLHRDHGPIAVLHFDAHLDTWDTYFGAPFTHGTPFRRASEEGLLDPGHCLHVGIRGPLYAPTDLSDDRVLGFQVVGSDDFQLEGLAAVIERMRARIGEAPVYVSVDIDVLDPAHAPGTGTPEAGGMTSRELLHCLRSLVGANVVGADIVEVAPAYDHAEITGIAAAHVAYELISVLGSNR; this comes from the coding sequence ATGGACACGCCGATCGGACCCGTCGACGCCACCAAAGTGCCCCGCTACGCCGGACCGGCCACCTTCGCCCGGCTGCCGCGCCTCGACGAGGTGACCCGCGCCGACGTCGCCGTGGTCGGGGTCCCGTTCGACTCCGGGGTGTCCTACCGCCCCGGCGCGCGGTTCGGCCCCGGGCACATCCGCGCATCCTCCAAACTGCTCCGCCCGTACCACCCGGCGCTCGACGTCGAACCGTTCGCCATCCAGCAGGTGGCCGATGCCGGAGACATCGCGGTCAACCCCTTCGACATCGCCGAGGCCATCACCACGATCGAGCGAAACTCCGACGAATTGCGCGATGGCGGAACCAAACTCGTCACCCTCGGGGGCGACCACACGATCGCGCTGCCGCTCCTGCGTTCGCTGCACCGCGACCACGGCCCGATCGCGGTGTTGCACTTCGATGCCCACCTCGACACGTGGGACACCTACTTCGGCGCACCGTTCACCCACGGCACACCTTTCCGGCGCGCCAGCGAGGAGGGACTGCTCGATCCCGGGCACTGTCTGCACGTCGGGATCCGCGGACCCCTGTACGCGCCCACCGACCTGTCCGACGACCGGGTGCTGGGCTTCCAGGTGGTCGGGTCCGACGACTTCCAACTCGAGGGGCTGGCCGCGGTCATCGAGCGGATGCGCGCCCGCATCGGCGAGGCCCCCGTCTACGTCTCGGTCGACATCGACGTGCTCGACCCCGCGCATGCGCCTGGCACCGGCACGCCCGAGGCCGGCGGTATGACCAGCCGCGAACTGCTGCACTGCCTGCGCAGCCTGGTCGGGGCCAACGTGGTGGGCGCCGACATCGTCGAGGTGGCACCGGCCTACGACCACGCCGAGATCACCGGCATCGCGGCCGCGCACGTCGCCTACGAGTTGATCTCCGTCCTGGGATCGAATCGGTGA
- a CDS encoding thiamine pyrophosphate-dependent enzyme, whose protein sequence is MNHRNGGAAVVDTLAVHGVDTVFGIPGTHNLEIYRHLQAQHLRVVTPRHEQGAGYAAEAYARVSGRPGVVVTTSGPGLTNVMTAAATAYAESQPLLVLSPGMPTGTEGRDLGQLHEAKNTSAAMGELVAWSRRVRSAEEAADAVTAAFAGFTGRRPRPVHVEIPVDVFTQSWSGQARVAPSVRAVAADQGAVLRAAEVLAAAQRPLIIAGGGGVDAQAEITALAEALGAPVATTVNGKGVVAESHPLSVGASVRLRALQKAAADSDALLVVGSELGDSDLWEGEIRGRTVIRCDIDSAQLDKNCPADHALLGDAAATVAALAAGMGPGSGGGAERAAALRAACRDEAAGDAGPNAEINAAVRAALPPEGVLTGDSSQVTYFGSVHFFDMARPRRFCYSPGFATLGYGLPAAVGAAAARPGQPVAVLLGDGALMFSVQELMTLTELRLPVPIVVVDNGGYREIRDQETARGIAPIGVDLQTPDFAALAVAMGAHGARTTSSADLTDLVSRAFDADRPTVIHFDLR, encoded by the coding sequence GTGAACCACCGCAACGGCGGCGCCGCCGTGGTCGACACCCTGGCCGTCCACGGTGTCGACACGGTGTTCGGCATCCCCGGCACCCACAATCTGGAGATCTACCGACACCTGCAGGCGCAGCACCTGCGGGTGGTCACTCCCCGTCACGAGCAGGGTGCCGGCTATGCCGCGGAGGCGTACGCCCGGGTCAGCGGGCGGCCGGGGGTGGTGGTGACCACCAGCGGGCCCGGCCTGACGAACGTGATGACGGCCGCGGCCACCGCCTACGCCGAATCCCAACCGTTGCTGGTGCTTTCGCCCGGGATGCCGACCGGCACCGAGGGGCGAGATCTCGGTCAGCTGCACGAGGCCAAGAACACCTCGGCGGCGATGGGGGAGCTGGTCGCGTGGAGCCGCCGGGTGCGCAGCGCCGAGGAGGCGGCCGATGCGGTGACCGCCGCGTTCGCCGGCTTCACCGGCCGGCGGCCCCGCCCTGTGCACGTCGAGATCCCGGTCGACGTGTTCACGCAGAGTTGGTCCGGGCAGGCGCGGGTCGCGCCGTCGGTGCGCGCGGTGGCCGCCGACCAGGGCGCCGTGCTGCGGGCGGCCGAGGTGCTCGCCGCGGCGCAGCGGCCGCTGATCATCGCCGGCGGCGGGGGTGTCGACGCCCAGGCGGAGATCACCGCGCTGGCCGAAGCGCTGGGCGCGCCGGTCGCGACGACCGTCAACGGCAAAGGTGTTGTCGCCGAGAGTCATCCGCTGTCGGTGGGGGCGTCGGTCCGGCTGCGGGCACTGCAGAAGGCGGCGGCGGACAGTGACGCCCTGCTGGTGGTCGGGAGCGAACTGGGCGACTCCGATCTGTGGGAGGGCGAGATCCGTGGACGCACGGTGATCCGCTGCGACATCGACTCGGCCCAGCTCGACAAGAACTGTCCCGCCGACCACGCGCTGCTCGGCGACGCAGCCGCCACGGTGGCCGCCCTCGCGGCCGGGATGGGCCCGGGCAGCGGTGGCGGTGCCGAACGCGCGGCGGCGCTGCGGGCCGCCTGCCGGGACGAAGCGGCCGGAGACGCGGGGCCGAACGCCGAGATCAACGCCGCCGTGCGGGCCGCGCTACCACCCGAGGGGGTGCTGACCGGGGACAGCTCACAGGTCACCTACTTCGGCTCGGTGCACTTCTTCGACATGGCCCGCCCGCGCCGGTTCTGCTACTCGCCGGGTTTCGCGACGCTGGGATACGGGCTGCCCGCAGCGGTCGGCGCCGCCGCTGCGCGGCCCGGCCAGCCGGTCGCGGTGCTGCTCGGTGACGGCGCCCTGATGTTCTCGGTGCAGGAGTTGATGACGCTCACCGAACTGCGGTTGCCAGTGCCGATCGTCGTCGTCGACAACGGCGGCTATCGAGAGATCCGCGATCAGGAGACCGCCCGCGGCATCGCCCCGATCGGCGTCGACCTGCAGACCCCGGATTTCGCGGCGCTCGCTGTGGCGATGGGCGCGCACGGCGCACGGACCACCTCGAGCGCGGACCTCACCGACCTCGTGTCCCGCGCGTTCGACGCCGACCGCCCGACCGTCATCCACTTCGACCTCCGCTAG
- a CDS encoding sodium:solute symporter, with product MDIAIVVIYLVGMIAFGFWGKRRATTQSDFLVAGRRLGPLLYSGTMAAIVLGGASTIGGVGLGYQYGISGMWLVVAIGVGILALSLLFAGRIQRLRVYTVSQMLELRYGPGSSVLSGVVMWGYTLMLSVTSTIAYSTIFGALFDIGKVPAIILGGSVVIIYSTLGGMWSITLTDFVQFVIKTIGIFFILLPVALARTGGWDGLADKLPADATSLTAIGGDTILTYFVIYTFGLLIGQDIWQRVFTARSPGVARWAGAGAGVYCLLYAVAGAVIGMAAKVLLPELESRDDAFAQFVEMQLPPGLAGLVLAAALAAVMSTSSGALIATATVFSQDIVARLLHRDIEAGSEDDHIRNNRLYVAGFGVLMVVIACVLQDVVAALTVAYDILVGGLLVPILGGLVWRRGTNIGAVAAMAVGTVATLVTMAVVGDIFANEPIYVGLGSGLLVYLAGSLLSRPTDPAVLAEWDRRSRAEPKEPAQTA from the coding sequence ATGGACATCGCGATCGTCGTGATCTACCTCGTCGGCATGATCGCCTTCGGCTTCTGGGGAAAGCGCCGCGCCACAACACAATCGGACTTCCTCGTCGCGGGCCGCCGGTTGGGGCCGCTGCTCTACTCGGGCACCATGGCGGCCATCGTGCTCGGCGGCGCGTCGACGATCGGCGGGGTCGGGCTGGGCTACCAGTACGGCATCTCCGGCATGTGGCTGGTGGTCGCCATCGGCGTCGGCATCCTCGCGCTGAGCCTGCTGTTCGCCGGGCGCATCCAGCGGCTGCGCGTCTACACCGTCAGCCAGATGCTCGAATTGCGTTACGGACCAGGGTCTTCGGTGTTGTCCGGTGTCGTGATGTGGGGCTACACGCTGATGCTGTCAGTGACGTCGACCATCGCGTACTCGACGATCTTCGGGGCGCTGTTCGACATCGGCAAGGTGCCCGCCATCATCCTCGGCGGCAGCGTGGTGATCATCTACTCGACGCTCGGTGGGATGTGGTCGATCACGCTGACCGACTTCGTGCAGTTCGTGATCAAGACGATCGGCATCTTCTTCATTCTGCTGCCGGTGGCGCTGGCCAGGACCGGCGGATGGGACGGCCTGGCCGACAAGCTGCCGGCCGACGCCACGTCGCTGACCGCCATCGGCGGCGACACCATTCTCACGTACTTCGTCATCTACACCTTCGGTCTGCTGATCGGACAGGACATCTGGCAGCGCGTCTTCACCGCCCGGAGCCCGGGCGTGGCCCGATGGGCGGGGGCGGGTGCCGGCGTGTACTGCCTGCTGTACGCGGTCGCCGGCGCGGTGATCGGCATGGCGGCCAAGGTGTTGCTGCCGGAACTGGAATCCCGCGACGACGCGTTCGCACAGTTCGTCGAGATGCAGTTGCCGCCTGGGCTGGCGGGTCTGGTGCTGGCCGCGGCGCTGGCGGCGGTGATGTCCACATCGAGTGGCGCTCTGATCGCCACCGCGACCGTTTTCAGTCAGGACATCGTGGCGCGCCTGCTGCACCGCGATATCGAGGCGGGCAGCGAAGACGACCACATCCGCAACAACAGGCTCTACGTCGCCGGTTTCGGTGTGCTGATGGTGGTCATCGCCTGTGTGCTCCAGGACGTCGTCGCGGCGTTGACCGTCGCCTACGACATCCTGGTCGGCGGACTGCTGGTGCCGATCCTGGGTGGACTGGTGTGGCGCCGCGGCACCAACATCGGTGCGGTCGCGGCGATGGCGGTCGGGACGGTCGCGACACTGGTGACCATGGCCGTCGTCGGCGACATCTTCGCCAACGAGCCGATCTACGTGGGGCTGGGATCTGGTCTGCTGGTGTACCTCGCCGGCAGCCTGCTGTCCAGGCCGACCGATCCCGCGGTCCTCGCGGAGTGGGACCGGCGCAGTCGGGCCGAGCCGAAGGAGCCCGCCCAGACCGCATGA
- a CDS encoding HNH endonuclease, producing the protein MFELEVLAAADPLADEAALVARISHLEHVKAAAAAGQARAAAALDTARRAREAAAGVPAAKRGRGLASEVALARRDSPARGGRHLGFAKALVFEMPHTLRALERGVLSEWRATLIVKESACLSVEHRRQLDAEMCADVSRLEGKGDKGIEAAAKTIAYRLDPQAVVDRATRAPSERTVTCRPAPDTMVYVTALLPVGQGVSVYAALKRSADTTFDDRSRGQVMADTLVERVTGTPAEVAAPVAVNLVMTDRSLVAGDPEPAVLTGYGPIPAAVARQMTAAAVTDPRSAATLRRLYRRGGALVAMESRARRFPKGLATFITLRDQTCRTPYCDAPIRHIDHAHPRRDGGPTNAINGQGKCERCNYDKEAPGWQVSGADGGGARSAEFVTPTGTRYRSTAPPLPGTPAITVASIAVRVKVDVDAMRCHAA; encoded by the coding sequence ATGTTCGAACTCGAGGTGTTGGCGGCGGCGGATCCGCTGGCCGATGAGGCTGCGCTGGTCGCCCGCATCAGCCACCTCGAGCACGTCAAAGCCGCCGCCGCGGCCGGGCAGGCCCGCGCCGCGGCCGCACTCGACACCGCGCGACGGGCCCGGGAAGCCGCCGCCGGGGTGCCCGCAGCCAAGCGTGGCCGCGGGCTAGCCAGCGAAGTCGCCCTCGCCCGCCGCGATTCGCCGGCCCGCGGAGGCAGACACCTGGGCTTCGCCAAGGCATTGGTGTTCGAGATGCCCCACACCTTGAGGGCGTTGGAGCGTGGAGTGCTCTCGGAGTGGCGGGCAACGCTGATCGTGAAAGAGTCAGCCTGCCTGAGCGTCGAACACCGCCGGCAGCTCGACGCCGAAATGTGCGCCGACGTTTCGCGCCTCGAAGGCAAGGGCGACAAAGGCATCGAAGCGGCGGCCAAGACGATCGCCTACCGGCTCGACCCGCAGGCTGTGGTCGACCGGGCCACCAGAGCTCCTTCCGAACGCACCGTCACCTGCCGCCCCGCCCCCGACACCATGGTCTATGTGACCGCCCTGCTGCCCGTCGGTCAAGGCGTCAGCGTCTACGCCGCCCTGAAGCGAAGCGCCGACACCACCTTCGACGACCGCTCCCGCGGTCAGGTCATGGCCGACACGCTCGTCGAACGGGTGACCGGAACGCCCGCCGAGGTGGCCGCGCCGGTGGCGGTGAACCTGGTGATGACCGACCGCAGCCTGGTCGCCGGCGATCCGGAGCCGGCCGTGCTCACCGGCTACGGACCCATCCCCGCCGCGGTCGCCCGCCAGATGACGGCGGCCGCGGTCACCGACCCCCGCTCGGCGGCCACGCTGCGCCGGCTCTACCGCCGCGGCGGGGCGCTGGTCGCGATGGAATCGCGGGCGCGGCGGTTCCCGAAAGGGTTGGCCACCTTCATCACCCTCCGCGACCAGACCTGCCGCACGCCGTACTGCGACGCCCCGATCCGCCACATCGACCACGCCCACCCCCGCCGCGACGGTGGACCCACCAACGCGATCAACGGCCAGGGCAAGTGTGAACGCTGCAACTACGACAAAGAGGCCCCTGGCTGGCAGGTCTCGGGGGCCGACGGGGGCGGTGCGCGCTCGGCGGAGTTCGTCACACCCACCGGGACGCGGTACCGATCCACCGCACCTCCGTTACCCGGCACACCCGCCATCACCGTGGCCAGCATCGCCGTCCGCGTCAAGGTCGACGTCGACGCCATGCGCTGCCACGCCGCCTAG
- a CDS encoding lipase family protein: MDVISEPVDGRGEWCDAAPHEPVGAGVRPLLPGDDPFYRPPAGYERAEPGTVLRSRDVQLAFLGLIPQRFTATQLLYRTTDMANNAQTTVTTVLAPAERTEPCPIVSYQCAIDAVAGRCFPSYALRRRAKAAGALAQIELLLIAAVLAEGWAVSVPDHGGPHGVFGAPFEPGHYVLDGLRAALNFEPLQLSSTAPIGLWGYSGGGLATAWAAEMYDGYAPELNVVAAVLGSPVGDLGNTYHRLNGKFFAGLPVMVVVALTHTYPEFRAVIEQHLTAEGKATFEKLPRMTTAHAVVRLAKTDMATMLTRPLDEVLDLPEVRHVFDNIRLGTAAPKMPVLIVQAVHDRIISVSDIDQLAQTYALGGTDVTYHRDRFCEHILLHPLSAPMSLRWLRDRFQGRPLDERRARTTWPTLLNPSTYRGMARLAVVSGKVIAGRGVERRPLSQLDE, translated from the coding sequence ATGGACGTGATCAGCGAGCCTGTCGATGGCCGTGGCGAATGGTGCGACGCGGCCCCGCACGAGCCCGTGGGTGCCGGCGTCCGCCCGCTTCTGCCGGGTGACGACCCCTTCTATCGACCGCCGGCAGGGTACGAACGCGCGGAACCCGGGACGGTGCTGCGCTCACGTGATGTGCAGTTGGCGTTCCTCGGCCTGATCCCGCAACGGTTCACCGCGACACAGTTGCTCTACCGGACGACCGACATGGCGAACAATGCGCAGACCACGGTCACGACCGTCCTCGCACCGGCTGAGCGCACCGAACCCTGTCCGATCGTGTCGTATCAATGTGCCATCGACGCGGTGGCGGGCCGCTGCTTTCCCTCGTACGCCCTGCGTCGCCGGGCCAAGGCGGCGGGCGCTCTCGCGCAGATCGAACTGCTGCTCATCGCCGCGGTACTCGCCGAGGGCTGGGCCGTGTCGGTGCCCGACCACGGCGGACCCCACGGCGTGTTCGGGGCGCCGTTCGAACCGGGACACTATGTGCTCGACGGTCTTCGCGCCGCACTGAACTTCGAGCCCCTGCAACTGTCGTCGACAGCGCCGATCGGCCTGTGGGGCTACTCCGGCGGCGGTCTGGCCACCGCATGGGCCGCCGAGATGTACGACGGCTACGCGCCCGAACTCAACGTCGTCGCCGCCGTGTTGGGATCACCGGTCGGCGACCTCGGCAACACCTATCACCGTCTCAACGGCAAGTTCTTCGCCGGGCTGCCGGTGATGGTGGTCGTCGCGCTGACGCACACCTACCCGGAATTCCGTGCGGTCATCGAGCAACACCTCACCGCCGAAGGGAAGGCGACGTTCGAAAAACTACCCAGGATGACGACCGCGCACGCGGTGGTTCGACTCGCCAAGACGGACATGGCGACGATGCTGACAAGACCGCTCGACGAGGTCCTCGACCTGCCGGAGGTCCGGCACGTCTTCGACAACATCCGACTCGGCACCGCCGCTCCCAAGATGCCTGTGCTCATCGTCCAGGCCGTCCACGACCGCATCATCTCGGTCAGCGATATCGACCAACTGGCACAGACCTACGCCCTCGGAGGTACCGACGTCACCTACCACCGGGACCGGTTCTGCGAACACATTCTGCTGCATCCTCTTTCGGCGCCGATGTCGCTGCGGTGGCTCCGCGACCGGTTCCAGGGCCGTCCGCTCGACGAGCGTCGCGCCCGGACCACCTGGCCCACACTGTTGAACCCGTCGACCTACCGGGGAATGGCTCGGCTCGCTGTGGTCAGCGGCAAGGTCATCGCCGGTCGCGGGGTGGAGCGCCGGCCGCTGTCTCAGTTGGATGAGTAG
- a CDS encoding ANTAR domain-containing response regulator encodes MTGSPTDAPTPRRVLIAEDEALIRMDLAEMLREEGYEVVGEAGDGQEAVELAEALKPDLVIMDVKMPRRDGIDAASEIAGKRIAPIVILTAFSQRELVEKARDAGAMAYLVKPFNVNDLIPAIEVAVSRFSEIHALEEEVATLSERLETRKLVERAKGLLQANQGMTEPEAFKWIQRAAMDRRTTMKRVAEVVLETLDSPKSEPSAG; translated from the coding sequence ATGACCGGCTCACCGACCGACGCGCCGACGCCGCGCCGCGTGCTCATCGCCGAAGACGAGGCGCTCATCCGGATGGATCTGGCCGAAATGCTGCGCGAGGAGGGTTACGAAGTCGTCGGTGAGGCCGGCGACGGGCAAGAGGCCGTCGAACTCGCCGAAGCGCTCAAACCCGACCTCGTCATCATGGACGTCAAGATGCCGCGCCGCGACGGGATCGACGCCGCATCGGAGATCGCGGGCAAGCGGATCGCCCCGATCGTCATCCTGACCGCGTTCAGCCAACGCGAACTCGTGGAGAAGGCCCGCGACGCCGGAGCGATGGCGTATCTGGTCAAACCGTTCAACGTCAACGACCTGATCCCGGCGATCGAGGTGGCGGTCAGCCGCTTCAGCGAGATCCACGCCCTCGAGGAGGAGGTCGCGACGCTTTCGGAGCGGCTCGAGACCCGCAAGCTCGTCGAGCGTGCGAAGGGTTTGCTGCAGGCCAACCAGGGGATGACCGAGCCGGAAGCCTTCAAGTGGATCCAGCGCGCCGCGATGGACCGGAGGACCACGATGAAGCGGGTGGCCGAAGTGGTGCTGGAGACGTTGGACAGCCCGAAGAGCGAGCCGTCGGCCGGCTAG
- a CDS encoding branched-chain amino acid ABC transporter substrate-binding protein, whose amino-acid sequence MRGRVARNAFALGSAGLLALALGGCSQSTPEEEAAQTNLKIVEQVQIDENGTEVTAASGAAPADPAGDGKATCPPLSIAMAGALNGPDAALGINIKNGVQLAVDKHNAANPGCQVQLKTFDTEGDPQKASAIAPQIVDDQYTIGLVGPAFSGETNATGDVFNQAGLVAATASATNVTLSEKGWRTFFRGLANDGVQGPSVANYLKNTLSHQKVCVVDDSTDYGLGLAQAVRETLGPVADPACNISVKKGDKDFSAAVTQVNGASPQSVFFSGYYAEAAPFVQQLKDGGFEGVFVSADGTKDPEFVKQAGESSKDALLACPCGPATGGFAEEYTQKFGQEPGTYSTEGYDLGTILVKGIDSGAITRQALLDYVRNYNGQGVGRNYQWTPQGELTTTLIWMYKVQ is encoded by the coding sequence GTGCGCGGTCGCGTGGCACGGAACGCATTTGCTCTCGGTAGCGCGGGGCTGTTGGCGCTCGCCCTTGGCGGCTGCAGTCAGTCGACACCCGAAGAGGAAGCGGCGCAGACGAATCTGAAGATCGTCGAGCAAGTCCAAATCGACGAGAATGGCACGGAGGTCACGGCCGCCTCGGGCGCCGCCCCGGCCGATCCGGCCGGTGACGGCAAGGCGACCTGCCCGCCGCTGTCGATCGCGATGGCCGGCGCGCTCAACGGCCCGGACGCGGCTCTGGGCATCAACATCAAGAACGGCGTGCAGCTGGCCGTCGACAAGCACAACGCGGCCAACCCCGGCTGCCAGGTCCAGCTCAAGACGTTCGACACCGAGGGCGACCCGCAGAAGGCCAGCGCCATCGCCCCCCAGATCGTCGACGATCAGTACACGATTGGCCTTGTCGGGCCCGCGTTCTCCGGCGAGACCAACGCCACCGGTGACGTCTTCAACCAGGCCGGCCTGGTCGCGGCCACCGCCTCGGCCACTAACGTCACGCTGTCGGAGAAGGGGTGGCGGACGTTCTTCCGTGGCCTGGCCAACGACGGCGTGCAGGGACCGTCGGTCGCCAACTACCTGAAGAACACGCTCAGCCACCAGAAGGTCTGCGTCGTCGATGACAGCACCGACTACGGTCTAGGCCTCGCGCAGGCGGTCCGGGAGACCCTCGGGCCGGTCGCCGACCCGGCGTGCAACATCTCGGTGAAGAAGGGCGACAAGGACTTCTCGGCCGCCGTCACGCAGGTGAACGGAGCGAGCCCGCAGTCGGTCTTCTTCAGCGGGTACTACGCCGAAGCCGCCCCGTTCGTCCAGCAGCTCAAGGACGGCGGATTCGAGGGCGTCTTCGTCAGCGCCGACGGCACCAAGGATCCCGAGTTCGTCAAGCAGGCCGGCGAGTCGTCGAAGGATGCCCTGCTGGCCTGCCCGTGCGGCCCGGCCACCGGCGGCTTCGCCGAGGAGTACACCCAGAAGTTCGGCCAGGAGCCGGGGACCTACAGCACCGAGGGCTACGACCTTGGCACCATCCTGGTCAAGGGCATCGACTCCGGTGCGATCACCCGCCAGGCGCTGCTCGACTACGTGCGCAACTACAACGGTCAGGGCGTGGGACGTAACTACCAGTGGACGCCTCAGGGTGAGCTCACCACCACGCTGATCTGGATGTACAAGGTTCAGTAA
- a CDS encoding branched-chain amino acid ABC transporter permease, producing MIAECVDQYACLAANINFNLEGLRDGFWQLTIDGLSWGAIYALVAVGYTLVFGVLRLINFAHSEIFMLGMFGAYFCLDFILGFTPSGNAYNKGIALTVLYLAIAMLFAMLVSGSAAVGLEAVAYRPLRRRGARPLTFLITAIGMSFVLQEFVHFILPKIIDGYGGSNAQQPITLVQPKTQFEIFGASVSNVTLVIIGAALFFALLTDIAINRTKFGRGIRAVAQDPNTATLMGVSRERVIMLTFMIGGLLAGAAALLYTLKVPQGIIYSGGFLLGIKAFSAAVLGGIGNLRGALLGGLILGVMENWGQAVFGTQWRDVVAFVLLVLVLLIRPTGILGESLGKARA from the coding sequence ATGATCGCCGAGTGCGTCGACCAGTACGCCTGTCTGGCGGCCAATATCAACTTCAACCTGGAAGGTCTGCGAGACGGATTCTGGCAGTTGACGATCGACGGCTTGTCCTGGGGCGCGATCTACGCTCTGGTGGCGGTCGGCTACACCCTGGTGTTCGGTGTCCTGCGGCTGATCAACTTCGCGCACTCCGAGATCTTCATGCTCGGGATGTTCGGCGCCTACTTCTGCCTGGACTTCATTCTCGGTTTCACACCGTCGGGCAACGCCTACAACAAAGGCATCGCGCTAACGGTGCTCTACCTGGCGATCGCGATGCTGTTCGCGATGCTCGTATCCGGATCGGCGGCCGTCGGTCTGGAGGCGGTGGCCTACCGGCCGCTGCGACGACGCGGAGCGCGACCGTTGACCTTCCTCATCACGGCGATCGGCATGTCGTTCGTGCTGCAGGAATTCGTCCACTTCATCCTGCCGAAGATCATCGACGGCTACGGCGGCAGCAACGCCCAGCAGCCGATCACGCTGGTGCAACCGAAGACTCAGTTCGAGATCTTCGGGGCTTCGGTCTCCAACGTCACGCTGGTGATCATTGGGGCGGCCCTGTTCTTCGCGCTGCTCACCGACATCGCCATCAACCGGACCAAGTTCGGGCGCGGTATCCGCGCGGTGGCCCAAGACCCCAACACCGCGACGCTGATGGGGGTGTCACGCGAACGAGTGATCATGCTGACCTTCATGATCGGCGGTCTGCTGGCCGGTGCGGCGGCGCTGCTGTACACACTCAAAGTGCCTCAGGGCATCATCTATTCGGGCGGTTTCCTGCTCGGCATCAAGGCGTTCTCGGCGGCGGTGCTCGGTGGTATCGGAAACCTGCGCGGTGCGCTGCTCGGCGGTCTCATCCTGGGTGTCATGGAGAACTGGGGCCAGGCAGTGTTCGGCACCCAGTGGCGTGACGTGGTGGCTTTCGTCCTGCTGGTGCTGGTGCTGCTGATCCGTCCCACCGGGATACTCGGTGAGAGCCTCGGAAAGGCCAGGGCATGA